One stretch of Streptomyces sp. MMBL 11-1 DNA includes these proteins:
- a CDS encoding FGGY-family carbohydrate kinase, which translates to MSSESRRTVPHPPAVIGIDVATASVRVVCVDGQGHLLAEARGELPPPVRTAAGTSEQDARSWWPAVRSALRRTTGALPRGGREVVAVAVSATSGTIVPTGADGLPLGPALMYDDRRAADVNAEAQRAGSARWDALGLSVGPTAALGRAVWCLRTYGSGLRHVLHTPEIVGRELTGHPVATDWSHALKSGYDARAAEWAHEVFDVLDFPLALLPSVRAPATEAGVVGPEAAEATGLPEGCSVRLGMTDGCAGQIATGAVEPGRFVGVLGTTYVLKGVTADLVRDATGAFYSHRHPDGWWLPGGASNTGGECLADVARARLPALDAAAAARGPASYVRYPLRRAGERFPFVSGAARGFELGRPRDEADAHRAALEGVAFVERLALERVQRLGVPVLGPLHAAGGGSRSAVWTTIRATVLDRPVRVVERAETAFGAALLAATGTLHEDLAASAAAMVRGGALVEPAPGERPALDDAHGRFVAALRERGWLPDD; encoded by the coding sequence ATGAGCAGTGAATCCCGTCGCACCGTGCCCCACCCCCCGGCCGTGATCGGCATCGACGTGGCGACCGCGTCCGTCCGGGTGGTGTGCGTGGACGGGCAGGGGCACCTGCTCGCCGAGGCGCGGGGCGAACTGCCGCCCCCCGTACGGACCGCCGCGGGGACGAGCGAACAGGACGCCCGGTCATGGTGGCCCGCCGTACGGTCGGCGCTCCGCCGCACCACCGGCGCACTGCCCCGGGGCGGCCGCGAGGTGGTCGCGGTGGCCGTGTCCGCCACGTCCGGAACCATCGTGCCCACCGGGGCCGACGGACTCCCGCTCGGCCCGGCCCTGATGTACGACGACCGGCGGGCCGCCGACGTCAACGCCGAGGCCCAGCGGGCGGGCAGCGCCCGGTGGGACGCGCTCGGCCTGTCCGTGGGACCGACCGCGGCGCTGGGCCGAGCTGTCTGGTGCCTGCGGACGTATGGCTCGGGCCTGCGCCACGTCCTGCACACACCCGAGATCGTCGGGCGCGAGCTGACGGGCCATCCCGTCGCCACGGACTGGAGCCACGCGCTCAAGTCCGGTTACGACGCCCGTGCCGCGGAGTGGGCGCACGAGGTCTTCGACGTCCTCGACTTCCCCCTCGCGCTGCTCCCCTCCGTACGCGCCCCCGCCACGGAGGCCGGAGTCGTCGGCCCGGAGGCCGCCGAGGCCACGGGCCTGCCCGAAGGGTGCTCCGTACGCCTCGGGATGACGGACGGCTGCGCGGGCCAGATCGCCACGGGGGCCGTCGAGCCGGGCCGTTTCGTGGGCGTGCTCGGCACCACGTACGTCCTCAAGGGGGTCACCGCGGACCTGGTCCGCGACGCGACCGGGGCGTTCTACAGTCACCGGCACCCCGACGGCTGGTGGCTCCCCGGCGGAGCGTCCAACACCGGAGGGGAGTGCCTGGCCGACGTCGCCCGGGCCCGCCTGCCCGCGCTGGACGCCGCCGCGGCGGCCCGGGGCCCCGCTTCGTACGTGCGCTACCCGTTGCGCCGTGCAGGCGAACGGTTCCCCTTCGTCTCCGGTGCGGCGCGCGGATTCGAGCTGGGCCGGCCCCGCGACGAGGCGGACGCCCACCGGGCCGCACTCGAAGGAGTCGCCTTCGTCGAACGGCTGGCCCTGGAGCGGGTCCAACGACTCGGTGTTCCGGTGCTCGGCCCCCTGCACGCGGCAGGCGGGGGCAGCCGCAGCGCCGTGTGGACGACGATCCGGGCCACCGTCCTGGACCGCCCGGTCCGGGTCGTCGAGCGCGCGGAGACGGCCTTCGGCGCCGCGCTCCTCGCCGCGACCGGCACCCTCCACGAGGACCTCGCGGCGAGCGCCGCCGCCATGGTGCGCGGCGGCGCCCTCGTCGAGCCGGCGCCGGGGGAACGCCCCGCCCTGGACGACGCCCACGGCCGCTTCGTCGCGGCGCTGCGGGAGCGGGGCTGGCTCCCCGACGACTGA
- a CDS encoding pectate lyase family protein, translating into MGRPVARRLQAAVATLALAAATGAVLSAPEAAAATGSATGYATQNGGTTGGAGGQTVRATTGTQIHEALCGRADSSTPIVIEVEGTINHGNTTKVSGSSCNTAAGVIELKQISNVTIVGVGSGAVFDQLGIHLREASNIIIQNVTVRNVKKSGSPTSNGGDAIGMESGVRNVWVDHTTLEASGGESEGYDGLFDMKANTQYVTLSYSILRNSGRGGLVGSSESDLSNGFITYHHNLYENIDSRAPLLRGGIAHIYNNHYVKLNESGINSRAGARAKVENNYFEDSKDVLGTFYTDQAGYWQVSGNTLDNVTWSSPGGTTRPAGPDMKSTTTVNIPYTYRADAASCVPDVVSRTAGAGKGLKVSDGNCTPQTPTPTPTDPTPGPTDPTPGPTDPTPPTGTNLSIGAGSDGSSKAAGTSYGDLRDGDLNTYWSPVGPTGSASIKWASDTAVSSVRIREAAGSAGTVRTWRLLDADTGAVLASGTGAGDIAFPRTSLRKITFEITGSTGTPRIAEFETYAG; encoded by the coding sequence ATGGGACGACCAGTCGCACGGCGGCTGCAGGCCGCCGTGGCAACCCTGGCCCTCGCGGCCGCGACCGGAGCAGTGCTGTCGGCGCCCGAGGCGGCGGCGGCAACCGGGAGTGCCACCGGCTACGCGACGCAGAACGGCGGGACCACCGGCGGGGCAGGCGGGCAGACAGTCCGCGCCACCACCGGGACCCAGATCCATGAGGCGCTGTGCGGCCGGGCCGACAGCAGTACCCCGATCGTGATCGAGGTCGAAGGCACGATCAACCACGGCAACACCACCAAGGTGTCCGGCAGCAGCTGCAACACCGCCGCGGGCGTGATCGAGCTCAAGCAGATCAGCAACGTCACGATCGTCGGCGTCGGCAGCGGGGCCGTCTTCGACCAGCTGGGCATCCATCTGCGCGAGGCCAGCAACATCATCATCCAGAACGTGACCGTCCGGAACGTCAAGAAGTCCGGCTCGCCCACGTCCAACGGCGGGGACGCCATCGGCATGGAGTCCGGCGTCCGCAACGTCTGGGTCGACCACACGACCCTGGAGGCGTCGGGCGGGGAGTCGGAGGGGTACGACGGACTCTTCGACATGAAGGCCAACACGCAGTACGTGACGCTCTCCTACAGCATCCTCCGCAACTCCGGCCGCGGCGGTCTCGTGGGGTCCAGCGAGAGCGACCTCTCCAACGGCTTCATCACCTACCACCACAACCTGTACGAGAACATCGACTCCCGTGCGCCCCTGCTGCGCGGCGGCATCGCCCACATCTACAACAACCACTACGTGAAGCTCAACGAGTCCGGAATCAACTCCCGGGCCGGGGCCCGCGCGAAGGTGGAGAACAACTACTTCGAGGACTCCAAGGACGTCCTCGGCACCTTCTACACCGACCAGGCCGGCTACTGGCAGGTCAGCGGCAACACCCTCGACAACGTCACCTGGTCGAGCCCCGGCGGCACGACCAGGCCCGCGGGCCCCGACATGAAGTCCACCACCACGGTGAACATCCCCTACACCTACCGTGCCGACGCGGCCAGTTGCGTGCCGGACGTGGTGAGCCGCACGGCGGGCGCGGGCAAGGGCCTGAAGGTCTCGGACGGAAACTGCACACCGCAGACTCCCACTCCGACGCCCACCGACCCGACGCCGGGACCGACGGACCCGACTCCCGGGCCGACCGACCCCACCCCGCCCACCGGTACCAACCTCAGCATCGGAGCCGGCTCCGACGGCTCCAGCAAGGCCGCCGGAACGAGCTACGGTGATCTGCGGGACGGCGACCTGAACACCTACTGGTCGCCCGTGGGTCCCACCGGCTCCGCCTCGATCAAGTGGGCCTCCGACACGGCCGTCTCCTCGGTCCGGATCCGTGAGGCGGCGGGCTCCGCGGGCACGGTCAGGACGTGGCGGCTCCTCGACGCGGACACCGGCGCCGTCCTGGCCTCCGGCACCGGTGCGGGGGACATCGCCTTCCCCCGCACCTCCCTGCGGAAGATCACCTTCGAGATCACCGGATCGACCGGCACCCCGAGGATCGCCGAGTTCGAGACCTACGCGGGCTGA
- a CDS encoding pectate lyase family protein: protein MPARKRHTRAIAVTLGCTSLALALCAPAQATAHPRHPGHGVERAVLPAGDGWAAAEGSTTGGANATPDHVYTVTNRAELIAAFAAAGDAPKIVRISGTVHGNSDVNGTPIGCEQYQTGGYTLEKYLAAYDPEVWGRDAVPSGPLEEARAASAKLQAAAVTIKVPSNTTLVGVGKNPKVIGASLQVRDVSNVIIRNIGFEDTYDCFPQWDPTDGAEGAWNSEYDNLVVYGSRHVWVDHNTFSDGDRPDADQPHYFGQVYQQHDGLFDIVRGADLVTVSWNILKDHDKTMLIGNSDGAGATDRGKLRVTLHHNLFKDVKERAPRVRFGQVDSYNNHFVATRGSAYGYTYGIGAESQLVTEHNAFTLARGVDPATILKKWSESSLTAKNNYVDGRKTDLVAVHNAGVPGEHLTEGAGWTPRLRTAVHHPLAVPLLVALKAGAGRASVTGR from the coding sequence ATGCCCGCACGCAAGCGTCATACCCGCGCCATCGCCGTGACCCTGGGCTGCACCTCCCTGGCCCTCGCTCTCTGCGCCCCGGCTCAGGCCACCGCGCACCCGCGCCACCCCGGCCACGGCGTCGAGCGCGCCGTACTGCCCGCCGGAGACGGCTGGGCCGCCGCCGAGGGCTCCACCACGGGTGGCGCGAACGCCACGCCCGACCATGTCTACACGGTGACCAACCGGGCCGAACTGATCGCCGCCTTCGCGGCGGCGGGCGACGCCCCGAAGATCGTCAGGATTTCCGGGACCGTGCACGGCAACTCCGACGTCAACGGCACGCCGATCGGCTGCGAGCAGTACCAGACCGGCGGATACACGCTGGAGAAGTACCTCGCCGCCTACGATCCCGAGGTCTGGGGCCGGGACGCGGTCCCCTCGGGTCCGCTGGAGGAGGCCCGCGCCGCCTCCGCGAAGCTGCAGGCGGCCGCCGTCACGATCAAGGTCCCCTCCAACACCACCCTGGTCGGGGTGGGGAAGAATCCGAAGGTCATCGGGGCCTCGCTCCAGGTGCGGGACGTCTCCAACGTCATCATCCGCAACATCGGCTTCGAGGACACCTACGACTGCTTTCCCCAGTGGGACCCCACGGACGGGGCCGAAGGCGCCTGGAACTCCGAGTACGACAACCTCGTCGTGTACGGATCCCGCCACGTCTGGGTCGACCACAACACCTTCAGCGACGGCGACCGCCCCGACGCGGACCAGCCCCACTACTTCGGCCAGGTCTACCAGCAGCACGACGGCCTTTTCGACATCGTGCGCGGCGCTGACCTGGTCACCGTCTCGTGGAACATCCTCAAGGACCACGACAAGACCATGCTCATCGGCAACAGCGACGGTGCCGGCGCCACCGACCGGGGCAAGCTCCGCGTCACGCTCCATCACAACCTCTTCAAGGACGTCAAGGAGCGGGCCCCGCGCGTGCGGTTCGGCCAGGTCGACTCGTACAACAACCACTTCGTGGCGACGAGGGGAAGCGCCTACGGATACACGTACGGCATCGGCGCGGAGTCGCAACTGGTCACCGAGCACAACGCGTTCACCCTGGCGCGGGGCGTGGACCCCGCGACGATCCTGAAGAAGTGGTCGGAGTCGTCCCTCACGGCGAAAAACAACTACGTGGACGGGCGGAAGACCGACCTGGTCGCCGTGCACAACGCGGGGGTGCCGGGCGAGCACCTCACCGAGGGCGCCGGCTGGACGCCCCGCCTGCGGACGGCGGTCCACCACCCGCTCGCCGTGCCGCTGCTCGTGGCGCTCAAGGCGGGAGCGGGCAGGGCGAGCGTGACCGGCCGCTGA
- a CDS encoding 2-hydroxyacid dehydrogenase: protein MRILAAGDHFVRPSLIRAAVSQELSRTGRDLPEFAELTLPWPHEPFGPVAEVREASGTEDELVEALAGVSVCVTQMAPFTERVFAASPALRLVAVSRGGPVNVDLAAATRHGVRVSFAPGRNAPAAAEFAVGLTLTAMRRIAAADAELKRGVWRGDLYAYEESGGELGGATVGLVGYGAIGRIVARVMRAFGAHVLAADPYADRAAVEADGVELVDLDVLLIRSQVVSLHARLTEETHHLIDSRRLGLLPDGAVLVNSARGGLLDHAPLPQLLRSGRLGALALDVYDIEPIPADWPLRDVPNVITTPHLAGATRQTAGRAAAITAAEVGRFLRGEELSHLANQDVLAAGRR, encoded by the coding sequence ATGCGCATCCTCGCCGCAGGCGACCACTTCGTCCGCCCCTCGTTGATCCGCGCGGCAGTGAGCCAGGAGTTGTCCCGCACGGGCCGGGACCTCCCGGAGTTCGCCGAACTGACCCTCCCCTGGCCCCACGAGCCCTTCGGGCCGGTCGCGGAAGTGCGCGAGGCGAGCGGCACGGAGGACGAGCTCGTCGAGGCGCTGGCCGGGGTCTCGGTCTGCGTGACGCAGATGGCCCCGTTCACCGAGCGGGTCTTCGCCGCGTCGCCCGCACTGCGTCTCGTCGCCGTCTCCCGGGGCGGGCCGGTCAATGTGGACCTGGCCGCCGCCACCCGCCACGGGGTCAGGGTCAGCTTCGCCCCCGGCCGCAACGCCCCGGCCGCCGCGGAGTTCGCCGTGGGGCTGACGCTCACCGCGATGCGCCGGATCGCCGCCGCCGACGCGGAGCTCAAGCGGGGCGTCTGGCGGGGCGACCTGTACGCGTACGAGGAGAGCGGCGGCGAGCTCGGCGGGGCCACCGTCGGCCTCGTGGGTTACGGCGCCATCGGCCGCATCGTGGCACGGGTGATGCGCGCCTTCGGTGCTCATGTGCTCGCGGCCGATCCGTACGCCGACCGCGCGGCGGTCGAGGCGGACGGGGTCGAACTGGTGGATCTGGACGTCCTTCTGATCCGGAGTCAGGTGGTGAGTCTGCATGCCCGCCTGACGGAGGAGACCCACCACCTGATCGACTCCCGCCGCCTCGGGCTGCTGCCGGACGGCGCGGTCCTGGTGAACTCCGCCCGCGGCGGACTGCTCGACCACGCGCCGCTGCCACAGCTGCTGCGCAGCGGCCGTCTCGGGGCTCTCGCCCTCGACGTGTACGACATCGAGCCGATCCCCGCCGACTGGCCGCTGCGCGACGTGCCGAACGTGATCACCACACCCCATCTCGCGGGCGCGACCCGGCAGACGGCGGGGCGGGCGGCGGCCATCACCGCCGCCGAGGTCGGCCGCTTCCTGCGCGGTGAGGAGCTGTCCCACCTCGCGAACCAGGACGTCCTGGCGGCCGGCCGGCGCTGA
- a CDS encoding DeoR/GlpR family DNA-binding transcription regulator: protein MTKRSAEERRRLIADHVVEQGTATGAALARLTGVSLMTVHRDLDDLARQGVLRRFRGGASALPSTVFESSLDYRLGVNTAEKNAVARAAAALVEPGMSVMLDDSTTVLVMAGLLVDLAPLTVVTNARRVLDVFAGCEGIRLIALGGEYSRTHDSFLGMPCVEAVEALSVDLVAVSTSALDARTAYHQEQDVVLVKRAMLTSAATKVMLMDHTKLARTALHRVGPVGDLDHLVVDDGADAELLAKLRERTRVTVAAVAP from the coding sequence ATGACCAAGAGATCCGCCGAAGAACGGCGACGGCTCATCGCCGACCATGTCGTGGAGCAGGGCACGGCCACGGGCGCCGCCCTCGCCCGGCTCACGGGTGTGAGCCTGATGACCGTCCACCGCGACCTCGACGACCTCGCGCGGCAGGGGGTGCTGCGACGCTTCCGCGGCGGCGCGTCCGCCCTGCCGTCCACGGTGTTCGAGTCGAGCCTCGACTACCGGCTCGGCGTCAACACGGCGGAGAAGAACGCCGTCGCGCGCGCCGCCGCCGCGCTGGTGGAGCCCGGAATGTCGGTGATGCTCGACGATTCCACCACGGTCCTGGTCATGGCCGGCCTGCTGGTCGACCTCGCCCCGCTCACCGTCGTCACCAACGCCCGCCGGGTGCTCGACGTCTTCGCCGGGTGCGAGGGCATCCGCCTCATCGCCCTGGGCGGGGAGTACTCGCGCACCCATGACTCCTTCCTCGGGATGCCCTGTGTCGAGGCGGTGGAGGCGCTCTCCGTCGACCTCGTCGCGGTCTCCACCTCGGCCCTCGACGCCAGGACGGCCTACCACCAGGAGCAGGACGTGGTGCTGGTCAAACGGGCGATGCTCACGTCGGCGGCGACCAAGGTGATGCTCATGGACCACACGAAGCTCGCCCGGACCGCGCTGCACCGGGTGGGGCCCGTCGGCGACCTGGATCATCTCGTCGTGGACGACGGAGCGGACGCCGAACTGCTCGCCAAACTCCGCGAACGGACCCGGGTGACGGTGGCGGCCGTCGCACCATGA
- a CDS encoding histidine phosphatase family protein, protein MTTRLLLVRHGETEWHAENRYAGVTDVALTPKGVAQGADLGSWAARSGVDAVACSPLGRARRTAGPAAAALGLAVDVREGLREVDFGWGEGRTVEEMAEEDPEAVRRFREDADSGAFPGSEPVVLAAARATASLRDLAHRHQGGRVLVVAHNTLLRIALCELLGLPLGRYRRIFPRLDNGAVTEIEIRGAETALRSLNVPTVAPPAPVPVPSPAGD, encoded by the coding sequence ATGACCACGCGTCTCCTGCTGGTACGCCATGGCGAGACCGAGTGGCACGCGGAGAACCGGTACGCCGGTGTCACCGATGTCGCCCTGACACCCAAGGGCGTGGCTCAGGGAGCCGACCTCGGATCCTGGGCCGCCCGCAGTGGCGTGGACGCGGTCGCCTGTTCCCCGCTCGGCCGCGCCCGCCGGACGGCGGGTCCCGCGGCGGCGGCGCTGGGCCTGGCGGTGGACGTCCGCGAGGGGCTGCGGGAAGTGGACTTCGGATGGGGCGAGGGCAGGACCGTCGAGGAGATGGCCGAGGAGGACCCCGAAGCCGTGCGACGGTTCCGTGAGGACGCCGACTCCGGCGCCTTCCCCGGTTCCGAACCCGTGGTCCTGGCCGCGGCGCGGGCGACCGCTTCCCTGCGCGACCTCGCACACCGTCACCAGGGGGGAAGGGTGCTCGTCGTCGCTCACAACACCCTGCTGCGCATCGCCCTGTGCGAACTCCTCGGACTGCCCCTCGGGCGCTACCGGCGGATCTTCCCGCGACTGGACAACGGGGCCGTCACGGAGATCGAGATCCGCGGCGCGGAGACGGCGCTGCGCTCGCTCAACGTACCCACCGTCGCGCCCCCCGCCCCCGTGCCCGTCCCGAGCCCTGCGGGAGACTGA
- a CDS encoding substrate-binding domain-containing protein, which translates to MKQRSVRSFAAAVSVMTVIVSAAACTTKAPNGTDDRSSDEAKIAFLMPDIASTRYELYDAPLFKARMKELCGGCAVLYQNAGGDAAKQQQQADSALAQGADVIVIDPVDSAAAAGTVRTAQGRGVPVIAYDRPIPAVKADYYVSFDNEKIGSMIGTSLVEHLRATSAKGGLLQVNGSPTDAAAGLIKKGMHSAVDSSGFDLLAEYDTPAWEPGKAQSWVSGQIAKFPGRIAGVVAANDGTGGGSIAAFKAAGAAVPPVTGNDAELAAAQRIIKGDQYNTISKPIKTVAEAAATAAYAFARGKKPRGDTTLFGTPSELFTPTVVTRKNIGKVLVGDGKPLKTAEVCTATYAAACAEVGLT; encoded by the coding sequence GTGAAGCAACGCTCTGTCAGATCGTTCGCCGCTGCCGTGTCCGTGATGACGGTGATCGTCTCCGCCGCCGCTTGTACGACGAAAGCACCGAACGGAACGGACGACCGGTCGTCGGATGAGGCGAAGATCGCGTTCCTGATGCCCGATATCGCCTCCACCCGGTACGAGCTGTACGACGCCCCCCTCTTCAAGGCCAGGATGAAGGAGCTCTGCGGTGGTTGCGCGGTCCTGTACCAGAACGCGGGCGGCGATGCGGCGAAGCAACAGCAGCAGGCCGACTCCGCTCTCGCGCAGGGCGCCGACGTCATCGTGATCGATCCGGTGGACTCCGCCGCGGCGGCCGGCACCGTCCGTACGGCACAGGGCCGGGGGGTCCCCGTCATCGCGTACGACCGGCCGATCCCGGCGGTCAAGGCCGACTACTACGTCTCCTTCGACAACGAGAAGATCGGCTCCATGATCGGCACGTCCCTGGTGGAGCACCTCAGGGCCACCTCGGCAAAGGGCGGTCTCCTGCAGGTCAACGGGTCACCGACCGACGCGGCAGCGGGCCTGATCAAGAAGGGCATGCACAGCGCGGTCGACTCCAGCGGATTCGATCTCCTCGCCGAGTACGACACCCCTGCCTGGGAGCCGGGCAAGGCCCAGAGCTGGGTCAGCGGTCAGATAGCCAAGTTCCCGGGAAGGATCGCCGGAGTGGTGGCCGCCAACGACGGCACGGGCGGCGGTTCCATCGCCGCGTTCAAGGCGGCCGGAGCGGCCGTGCCACCGGTGACCGGAAACGACGCCGAACTCGCCGCCGCCCAGCGGATCATCAAGGGCGACCAGTACAACACCATCTCCAAGCCCATCAAGACCGTCGCGGAAGCCGCGGCCACCGCGGCGTACGCCTTCGCCCGGGGAAAGAAGCCCCGCGGCGACACCACGCTCTTCGGCACCCCCTCGGAACTGTTCACCCCCACCGTGGTCACCCGGAAGAACATCGGGAAGGTTCTGGTGGGCGACGGAAAGCCGTTGAAGACCGCCGAGGTCTGCACGGCGACGTACGCCGCCGCCTGTGCCGAGGTGGGCCTCACGTAG
- a CDS encoding FGGY-family carbohydrate kinase, producing MGTIIGVDIGTSVTKAVAFDGTGSALASASRRSRLDMLPGGRVEQDLDDVVAGVGDVVREVAAAAGRPPDAVALTGQGDGLWLRDSAGRPVRPAISWMDARASELVTRWLVDGTISTAYAHTGSGMFPGCHGPLLSWLQEHEPESLDRAAVAGYCVDAVAQRLTGRVCLDASDATLPFLDPRTRRYAPQALAACGVGERAGLLPPPAAPGTVLALDGRGARLLGLSEGLPVVAGPYDLPACAIGSGVREVGDGVLILGTTLASQVLTDRVDLDPLAEPAGMWLCTPTPGRWLRAMPAMVGTAALEWVLALVGATTADVDALLTDSPPGARGVHAFPFLSEAGERAPFVEPSAQGRLDGLSLATGREDTVRAVCEAIGYAARHCLDTAGLSGTLALCGGGTRSVMWARLIADVLGRPVRVPLEEQVGALGVVSVARASLSPGYEGPPGRHQVVEPREAVRALYEDGYERYRAELATARGAWKARARSGG from the coding sequence GTGGGCACCATCATCGGTGTGGACATCGGGACGTCGGTCACCAAGGCCGTGGCGTTCGACGGGACCGGCAGCGCCCTCGCCTCGGCGAGCCGGCGCTCGCGTCTGGACATGTTGCCGGGCGGACGGGTCGAGCAGGATCTCGACGACGTCGTGGCCGGTGTCGGTGATGTCGTGCGCGAGGTCGCCGCCGCGGCCGGCCGGCCGCCGGACGCCGTGGCGCTCACCGGGCAGGGGGACGGGCTGTGGCTGCGGGACTCCGCGGGCCGCCCGGTGCGGCCCGCCATCTCCTGGATGGACGCGCGCGCCTCCGAGCTGGTGACCCGCTGGCTGGTGGACGGCACGATCAGCACCGCTTACGCGCACACCGGCTCCGGTATGTTCCCCGGGTGCCACGGGCCGCTGCTGAGCTGGCTCCAGGAACACGAGCCGGAGTCGCTGGACCGGGCCGCCGTCGCGGGGTACTGCGTCGACGCGGTCGCCCAGCGCCTCACCGGCCGGGTGTGCCTCGACGCGTCCGACGCGACACTGCCGTTCCTCGACCCCCGCACCCGCCGCTACGCGCCCCAGGCCCTGGCGGCCTGCGGTGTCGGGGAACGGGCGGGTCTGCTGCCTCCTCCCGCCGCCCCGGGAACGGTGCTCGCACTGGACGGTCGCGGCGCCCGGCTCCTGGGGCTGTCCGAGGGGCTGCCGGTCGTGGCGGGGCCCTACGACCTGCCGGCCTGCGCGATCGGCAGCGGGGTGCGCGAGGTGGGGGACGGCGTTCTCATCCTCGGCACCACCCTCGCGAGCCAGGTGCTGACCGACCGCGTCGATCTCGACCCGCTCGCCGAGCCCGCCGGTATGTGGCTGTGCACGCCCACCCCCGGCCGGTGGCTGCGCGCCATGCCCGCCATGGTGGGAACAGCGGCGCTGGAATGGGTGCTCGCCCTCGTCGGCGCGACCACGGCCGACGTGGACGCGCTGCTCACCGACAGCCCGCCCGGGGCCCGGGGCGTCCATGCCTTCCCCTTCCTGTCCGAAGCGGGCGAACGGGCCCCGTTCGTCGAGCCGTCGGCCCAGGGCAGACTCGACGGGCTCAGCCTGGCGACGGGCCGGGAGGACACCGTGCGGGCCGTCTGCGAGGCCATCGGCTACGCGGCCAGGCACTGCCTGGACACAGCGGGGCTGAGCGGCACCCTCGCCCTGTGCGGCGGCGGCACCCGGTCGGTGATGTGGGCCCGCCTGATCGCCGACGTGCTCGGCCGGCCCGTCCGCGTACCGCTGGAGGAGCAGGTCGGGGCGCTCGGCGTGGTGTCCGTCGCCCGGGCCTCCCTGTCCCCCGGGTACGAGGGGCCGCCGGGGCGCCACCAGGTCGTCGAACCGCGTGAGGCCGTACGGGCGCTCTACGAGGACGGATACGAGCGGTACCGGGCGGAGCTGGCGACGGCCCGGGGCGCGTGGAAGGCCCGCGCGCGGTCGGGCGGTTGA
- a CDS encoding pectinesterase family protein, which yields MPSRRTALSLLAGAGTALCLGSTAAHAGAADPRPFGRYGSPARRLDPRTLYVDAHGRGDHTDVQSAVDAATGTGRTLVIAPGVYRATVLIGPAHEGLTLIGANGDARDTVLVYDNAAGTPRPDGSGTLGTSGSASVTVRAAGFTARDLTFANDWLRSDNPEYTGTQAVAIKVQGDRSAFYRCRFLGHQDTLYADSLAVTAFARQYYRDCYVEGDVDFVFGRATAVFDRCHFRALTRTDLSSAPYGYVFAPSTVGANPYGFLVLRSRVTSTAPDAYYKLARPWVPSSDLTAHPMLTVRDSRLGPGIDAREPYATMSAGFPWQDQRFAEHRNTGPGARVIVPANRPLLSAAEARAHTPDRWLDARDPHLPGTWEVRAVDGGRGLRGQPA from the coding sequence CTGCCCAGCAGGCGTACCGCCCTCTCGCTGCTCGCCGGAGCCGGTACCGCCCTCTGCCTCGGCTCGACCGCCGCCCACGCCGGGGCCGCGGACCCCCGCCCGTTCGGGCGCTACGGCTCACCCGCCCGGCGCCTGGACCCGCGCACGCTCTACGTCGACGCGCACGGCCGCGGCGACCACACCGACGTACAGTCCGCCGTCGACGCGGCGACCGGCACCGGACGCACGCTCGTGATCGCCCCCGGTGTGTACCGCGCGACGGTGCTGATCGGCCCCGCCCACGAAGGGCTCACCTTGATCGGTGCGAACGGCGACGCCCGGGACACCGTGCTCGTGTACGACAACGCGGCGGGCACACCCAGGCCCGACGGCTCCGGAACCCTGGGAACCAGCGGATCGGCGTCCGTCACCGTCCGGGCGGCCGGGTTCACCGCCCGTGACCTGACCTTCGCCAACGACTGGCTGCGCTCCGACAACCCCGAGTACACCGGCACGCAGGCCGTCGCCATCAAGGTCCAGGGGGACCGGTCGGCGTTCTACCGCTGCCGGTTCCTCGGCCACCAGGACACCCTGTACGCCGACTCCCTCGCCGTCACCGCGTTCGCCCGCCAGTATTACCGTGACTGCTATGTGGAGGGGGACGTCGACTTCGTCTTCGGCCGTGCCACCGCGGTCTTCGACCGCTGCCACTTCCGCGCGCTCACCCGCACCGACCTGTCCTCGGCCCCGTACGGCTACGTCTTCGCGCCGAGCACCGTCGGAGCCAATCCGTACGGCTTCCTGGTCCTGCGCTCCCGGGTCACGAGCACCGCCCCCGACGCGTACTACAAGCTCGCCCGCCCCTGGGTGCCCTCCTCGGACCTCACCGCGCACCCCATGCTGACCGTCCGCGACAGCCGGCTCGGTCCGGGGATCGACGCGAGGGAGCCGTACGCCACCATGTCCGCGGGCTTCCCGTGGCAGGACCAGCGCTTCGCCGAGCACCGCAACACCGGCCCGGGAGCCCGCGTCATTGTCCCCGCGAACCGCCCCCTGCTCAGCGCGGCCGAGGCCCGTGCCCACACCCCGGACCGCTGGCTGGACGCCCGGGACCCGCACCTCCCGGGTACGTGGGAGGTACGGGCCGTGGACGGTGGGCGCGGCCTGCGTGGTCAGCCCGCGTAG